The following proteins are co-located in the Streptomyces bottropensis ATCC 25435 genome:
- a CDS encoding C40 family peptidase — protein MGAGRRSLTMAAVAVVCAMTVLGAPVNAYASQTKPTEPTPGPAPSPSNTAGGSGTPETYPTPVTNEELEAVRTKLEGLYHDVAVATDAYNAAEEKADKQSEELVDLAHEVDKGHAKLDKLQDLIGAAARAQYRGGGLPPEVQLWLTENPQDFLEGADRLRQGQLATKGLLAEMTRTQEDLEQYAKDASARWKKLETNRKAKEKAKKKIKKQIAAAEELEGQLEDDERERLVQLEEAAAEKSQATWLDSGILDEINGKASPQGKQAVKFATDQIGKWYEWGAEGPDTYDCSGLTSKAWAAAGLTIPRTSQEQWRLLKHIDIQDMRPGDLIIYNADASHVAMYLGNGSIVHAPRPNRKVSIAGAGTMQILGVVRPDA, from the coding sequence ATGGGAGCCGGCAGGCGCAGCCTGACCATGGCGGCCGTGGCCGTGGTCTGCGCGATGACCGTGCTGGGCGCACCGGTCAACGCGTACGCGAGCCAGACGAAACCGACCGAGCCGACCCCGGGTCCGGCCCCGTCGCCGTCGAACACCGCGGGCGGTTCCGGCACTCCGGAGACGTACCCGACTCCCGTGACGAACGAGGAGTTGGAGGCCGTACGCACGAAGCTGGAAGGTCTCTACCACGACGTGGCGGTCGCCACGGACGCGTACAACGCGGCCGAGGAGAAGGCCGACAAGCAGTCCGAGGAGCTCGTCGATCTGGCCCACGAGGTCGACAAGGGCCACGCGAAGCTGGACAAGTTGCAGGATCTCATCGGCGCCGCGGCCCGCGCCCAGTACCGCGGCGGCGGCCTCCCGCCCGAGGTGCAGCTGTGGCTGACGGAGAACCCCCAGGACTTCCTGGAGGGTGCGGACCGTCTGCGCCAGGGCCAGCTCGCGACCAAGGGTCTGCTCGCGGAGATGACCCGGACCCAGGAGGACTTGGAGCAGTACGCCAAGGACGCCTCCGCGCGCTGGAAGAAGCTGGAGACCAACCGCAAGGCCAAGGAGAAGGCCAAGAAGAAGATCAAGAAGCAGATCGCCGCCGCCGAGGAGCTGGAAGGCCAGCTGGAGGACGACGAGCGTGAGCGGCTGGTGCAGTTGGAGGAGGCCGCCGCGGAGAAGTCACAGGCCACGTGGCTGGACTCCGGCATCCTGGACGAGATCAACGGCAAGGCGTCGCCGCAGGGCAAGCAGGCCGTGAAGTTCGCGACGGACCAGATAGGCAAGTGGTACGAGTGGGGCGCCGAGGGCCCCGACACCTACGACTGCTCCGGTCTCACCAGCAAGGCCTGGGCCGCCGCCGGCCTGACCATCCCCCGCACCTCCCAGGAGCAGTGGCGTCTGCTCAAGCACATCGACATCCAGGACATGCGCCCCGGCGACCTCATCATCTATAACGCCGACGCCAGCCATGTCGCCATGTACCTGGGCAACGGCTCCATAGTCCACGCCCCCCGCCCGAACCGTAAGGTGTCGATCGCCGGGGCAGGGACGATGCAGATCCTGGGAGTCGTACGACCGGACGCGTGA
- a CDS encoding SpoIIE family protein phosphatase, producing MPVPVPRQRAIPAVESGQAHAVSASSGPSGEGAAMNASALAPADNSKTPGPTGDRATGPAGLPGPAAQPGGPTNLTVLLIEDDPAGSLNVPELLDSTGKPIRVRTARNLTEAQRLLTDDVNCILLDLALPAPARPTDTDTEAADCPEDELFVLKHVLRLAPRHAVLALTDSGDVERGTEAVRVGAQDYLFRDEVDGRLLSRAIRYAVERKRSDTAERRLTESKLRAQENARLERGLLPTPLLEGSSLRFAARYRPGRSRALLGGDFYDTVRTPDGTVHVMIGDVCGHGPDEAALGVELRIAWRALTFAGLCGDELLSTLQRVLEHERESDEIFATLCTVDIAPDGRRAGLCLAGHPAPLIVRHGRGIRPTQPADLLPHDNGGPALGLLPNARWPRTQIELGAAWSLMLYTDGLIEGRIGQGKERLGQDGMVEMVRRQLAEGLRGEDLLRAAVNEVRDLNGGELTDDVAVLLLDREG from the coding sequence ATGCCCGTACCCGTACCGCGGCAGAGAGCGATCCCGGCCGTGGAGAGTGGTCAGGCGCACGCCGTGTCCGCATCCAGCGGACCGTCCGGAGAGGGGGCGGCCATGAACGCCTCGGCCCTGGCCCCTGCAGACAATTCGAAGACGCCCGGCCCCACCGGCGACCGCGCCACGGGCCCGGCCGGCCTGCCCGGCCCCGCCGCACAGCCCGGCGGACCCACCAACCTCACGGTCCTCCTCATCGAGGACGACCCGGCGGGTTCCCTCAACGTGCCCGAGCTGCTCGACTCCACGGGCAAGCCGATCCGCGTCCGCACCGCCCGCAACCTCACCGAGGCCCAGCGGCTGCTGACCGACGACGTCAACTGCATCCTCCTGGACCTGGCACTCCCGGCCCCGGCCCGCCCGACCGACACGGACACCGAGGCGGCCGACTGCCCCGAGGACGAACTCTTCGTCCTCAAACACGTCCTGCGACTGGCCCCCCGCCACGCCGTTCTGGCCCTCACAGACTCCGGCGACGTCGAACGCGGCACGGAGGCAGTACGGGTCGGAGCACAGGACTACCTCTTCCGGGACGAGGTGGACGGCCGCCTGCTGAGCCGCGCGATCCGCTACGCGGTGGAGCGCAAGCGCTCGGACACCGCCGAGCGCCGGCTCACGGAGTCCAAGCTGCGCGCCCAGGAGAACGCCCGCCTGGAGCGCGGCCTGCTGCCGACGCCGCTGCTGGAGGGCTCGTCCCTGCGGTTCGCTGCCCGCTACCGGCCGGGCCGTTCCCGCGCCCTGCTCGGCGGCGACTTCTACGACACCGTCCGCACTCCCGACGGCACCGTGCACGTCATGATCGGTGACGTCTGCGGGCACGGCCCCGACGAGGCGGCACTCGGTGTGGAGCTGCGGATCGCGTGGCGGGCGCTGACGTTCGCGGGGCTGTGCGGCGACGAGTTGCTGTCCACGCTGCAGCGCGTCCTGGAACACGAACGCGAGAGCGACGAGATCTTCGCGACGCTCTGCACGGTCGACATCGCCCCCGACGGCCGCCGCGCGGGCCTCTGCCTCGCCGGCCACCCGGCCCCGCTGATCGTGCGCCACGGCCGCGGCATCCGGCCCACCCAGCCGGCCGACCTACTGCCGCACGACAACGGCGGCCCGGCCCTCGGCCTGCTGCCGAACGCCCGCTGGCCGCGTACACAGATCGAGCTGGGCGCCGCCTGGAGTCTGATGCTCTACACGGACGGCCTGATAGAAGGCCGGATCGGCCAGGGCAAGGAGCGGCTGGGGCAGGACGGCATGGTCGAGATGGTCCGCCGTCAGCTCGCCGAGGGTCTGCGCGGCGAGGATCTGCTGCGCGCGGCGGTGAACGAGGTCCGCGACCTCAACGGCGGCGAACTGACCGATGACGTGGCGGTCCTCCTGCTGGACCGAGAGGGCTGA
- a CDS encoding DUF2516 family protein: MLMTGFVGFLGLLKIVLMALAAFGLFDAAFRREDAFRAADKQTKVFWLIILGIALVVSYLFSILSFLPIIGVIASIVYIVDVRPAVKQISGGGGGGGRRGSSSDGPYGPYNGGR; this comes from the coding sequence ATGCTGATGACGGGCTTCGTGGGGTTCCTGGGACTTCTGAAGATCGTCCTGATGGCTCTCGCCGCGTTCGGGCTCTTCGACGCCGCGTTCCGGCGTGAGGACGCGTTCCGCGCGGCGGACAAGCAGACCAAGGTGTTCTGGCTGATCATCCTCGGGATCGCCCTCGTCGTGAGCTATCTGTTCTCGATCCTGTCGTTCCTGCCGATCATCGGCGTCATCGCGAGCATCGTGTACATCGTGGATGTGCGTCCCGCGGTCAAGCAGATCTCCGGCGGCGGGGGTGGCGGCGGCCGCCGAGGCTCCAGCAGCGACGGTCCGTACGGCCCGTACAACGGCGGTCGCTGA
- a CDS encoding helix-turn-helix domain-containing protein, producing the protein MASLNVGNLGEYLREQRRNAQLSLRQLADAAGVSNPYLSQIERGLRKPSAEVLQQVAKALRISAETLYVRAGILDAERDRVEVETRAVILADPTLNERQKQVLLQIYESFRKENGFEIDLDLGVVTEAEAPSAPGPGSGTAGDGGDAGSRRTAS; encoded by the coding sequence ATGGCATCGCTCAACGTCGGCAATCTCGGTGAGTACCTGCGTGAACAGCGGCGAAACGCGCAGCTGTCGCTCAGGCAGCTCGCCGACGCCGCCGGGGTGTCCAATCCGTATCTGAGCCAGATCGAGCGCGGGCTGCGCAAGCCGAGCGCGGAGGTGTTGCAGCAGGTCGCCAAGGCGCTGCGGATCTCCGCCGAGACGCTGTACGTGCGGGCCGGCATTCTCGACGCCGAGCGGGATCGTGTCGAGGTGGAGACGCGTGCCGTCATCCTCGCCGACCCCACGCTGAACGAGCGGCAGAAGCAGGTGCTGCTCCAGATCTACGAGTCCTTCCGCAAGGAGAACGGATTCGAGATCGACCTGGACCTCGGCGTGGTGACGGAGGCCGAAGCACCCTCGGCCCCCGGCCCGGGCTCCGGTACGGCCGGCGACGGCGGCGATGCCGGTTCGCGGCGGACGGCGAGTTGA